The following are from one region of the Actinoplanes sp. L3-i22 genome:
- a CDS encoding glycosyltransferase family 4 protein: protein MNITYLALGTRRARAAVTHTARLAGEGHSVSLVRIDDPVWDTVSADPSVEIRPVGSRAEARRLAGTADVAYAGDPEALAACYGLDTRLEPSAEPDRRTAPADLAVITPWYPSPDDPFAGAFVRSSTGAVRDRFARISVLHTQSWFYPPGRLRGQLLGVAAERQAVRSGNSVVFDDLEGEITRVAVPTPAGGDYSAYGDEQTAALRAALPTGRIEAPVVHAHTGIMGGVVAARLARPDARIVVTEHSTFLDKVFAQPGLQHRYARMLDRADALLCVSESLRVQLAGYFPEQAGKLHVVPNVIDFDAFTVRPEPPKAPNRWLYLGRLMEHKGVLTLIDAFATVAAEDPALTLTLVGTGPLAEQIDARVAAAGLTGRITRRPPVGPDQVSTLLHEHDVLTHASVRETFGMTIVEALATGTPVLAALSEGPAETLAGLRDTAGAVFEPTTDPAVIVAAYRRLKDRFTTLDLPAARATLDARYGRAAVAARLTAAYAGPTAGGPPMPIPPRRTGAGSPLPEAATRAARRIVRKFT from the coding sequence ATGAACATCACCTACCTTGCCCTCGGAACGCGCCGGGCGCGCGCCGCCGTCACCCACACCGCCCGCCTGGCCGGCGAGGGCCACTCGGTCAGCCTGGTCCGCATCGACGATCCCGTCTGGGACACCGTGTCCGCCGACCCCTCCGTCGAGATACGCCCGGTGGGGTCCCGCGCCGAGGCCCGCCGGCTGGCCGGGACCGCGGACGTCGCCTACGCGGGTGACCCCGAGGCGCTGGCCGCCTGCTACGGCCTGGACACCCGCCTCGAGCCCAGCGCCGAGCCGGACCGCCGGACCGCGCCCGCCGACCTCGCCGTGATCACTCCCTGGTACCCGTCGCCGGACGACCCATTCGCCGGGGCGTTCGTCCGTTCCTCGACCGGCGCGGTCCGGGACCGCTTCGCCCGGATCTCGGTCCTGCACACCCAGAGCTGGTTCTACCCGCCGGGCCGGCTGCGCGGCCAGCTGCTGGGCGTCGCCGCGGAACGGCAGGCGGTCCGCTCCGGCAACTCGGTCGTCTTCGACGACCTCGAAGGAGAGATCACCAGGGTTGCGGTCCCGACTCCGGCCGGCGGCGATTATTCGGCGTACGGGGATGAGCAGACGGCGGCCCTCCGAGCGGCTCTGCCGACCGGCCGCATCGAGGCGCCGGTGGTGCACGCCCACACCGGCATCATGGGCGGCGTGGTGGCCGCCCGGCTGGCCCGCCCGGACGCCCGGATCGTGGTCACCGAGCACTCCACGTTCCTCGACAAGGTGTTCGCCCAGCCCGGCCTGCAGCACCGCTACGCGCGGATGCTCGACCGCGCCGACGCGCTGCTCTGCGTCAGCGAGAGCCTGCGCGTCCAGCTCGCCGGCTACTTCCCCGAGCAGGCCGGCAAGCTGCACGTGGTCCCGAACGTGATCGACTTCGACGCGTTCACGGTCCGCCCCGAACCGCCGAAGGCCCCGAACCGCTGGCTCTACCTGGGCCGCCTGATGGAACACAAGGGCGTCCTCACCCTGATCGACGCGTTCGCCACGGTCGCGGCCGAGGACCCGGCGCTCACCCTGACCCTGGTCGGCACCGGCCCGCTGGCCGAGCAGATCGACGCCCGGGTCGCCGCGGCCGGCCTGACCGGCCGGATCACCCGGCGCCCCCCGGTCGGCCCGGACCAGGTGTCCACGCTGCTGCACGAGCACGACGTGCTGACCCACGCCAGCGTCCGCGAGACGTTCGGCATGACGATCGTCGAGGCGCTGGCCACCGGCACCCCGGTGCTGGCCGCGCTGAGCGAGGGCCCGGCCGAGACCCTGGCCGGCCTGCGGGACACGGCCGGCGCGGTCTTCGAGCCGACCACCGACCCGGCCGTCATCGTGGCCGCCTACCGCCGCCTGAAGGACCGCTTCACCACCCTCGACCTGCCCGCCGCCCGGGCCACCCTGGACGCCCGCTACGGCCGCGCCGCGGTCGCCGCCCGGTTGACCGCGGCCTACGCGGGCCCCACCGCCGGCGGCCCCCCGATGCCGATCCCACCCCGCCGCACCGGCGCCGGCTCCCCGCTGCCGGAGGCCGCCACGCGAGCGGCCCGCCGGATCGTCCGGAAATTCACCTGA
- a CDS encoding long-chain fatty acid--CoA ligase — MDSSLARRCADTARGLTVPALLHRNATEFGDLPALGVLGEPDTLTWRELRDRVAAISRGLAELGLAAGDRLLINMSARPEHWLVDLAAAHLGAIPSTVYSTLAPAQLAYVARHSGAEILVLEGPAELARWTPLLASLPAVRHVIVVAPGSDRSIDLQQVASRGEAAHRADPAAFEKAWRAVRPDQPVTLLYTSGTTGDPKGVVLTHHNVIYQSVVLAATVPTPDHAPSLAYLPLAHIAERMLGIYNAIYRAGHVTICPDPAQLLAGLSEVRPVSFFGVPRIWEKMVAGIQAQLAAADPAVRRAVEAAREVALQAYRVRAAGQPLSPELRTRLDLVDTRVLRPLRARLGLDNVLWPGSGAAPIPVEVLLYLAGIGIDVLEVWGMTETTGTATINTPDHFRTGTVGRVNPGMEVRLAGDGEILVRGPLVCAGYLQPDGSVAPVTDADGWLATGDVGTLDADGYLTITDRKKELIISSGGKNIAPAQIESLLRAHPLIAQAVAIGDRRPYITALIVLDDETVPAWAARHGLTGTPLAELAAHPDLLAEITAAVATANDRLSRPEQVKRFHVLPHGWTPETGELTPTLKLRRRVVQERYAAAIGDLYAG, encoded by the coding sequence CACCGCAACGCCACCGAGTTCGGCGACCTGCCGGCCCTCGGCGTCCTCGGCGAGCCGGACACGCTGACCTGGCGCGAGCTGCGCGACCGGGTCGCCGCGATCTCCCGCGGTCTGGCCGAGCTCGGCCTCGCCGCCGGCGACCGCCTGCTGATCAACATGTCGGCCCGGCCCGAGCACTGGCTGGTCGACCTGGCCGCGGCGCACCTCGGCGCGATCCCGTCCACCGTGTACAGCACGCTCGCGCCGGCCCAGCTCGCCTACGTGGCCCGGCACAGCGGGGCGGAGATCCTGGTCCTCGAAGGGCCGGCCGAGCTGGCCCGGTGGACCCCGCTGCTGGCGTCGCTGCCGGCGGTGCGCCACGTGATCGTCGTCGCGCCCGGCTCCGACCGGTCCATTGATCTTCAGCAGGTGGCGTCCCGGGGCGAGGCCGCGCACCGGGCCGACCCGGCGGCATTCGAGAAGGCGTGGCGGGCGGTCCGGCCGGACCAGCCGGTCACCCTGCTCTACACGTCCGGGACCACCGGCGACCCGAAAGGCGTGGTGCTCACCCACCACAACGTGATCTACCAGTCGGTGGTCCTGGCGGCGACCGTCCCCACCCCCGACCACGCGCCGTCGCTGGCCTACCTGCCGCTCGCGCACATCGCCGAACGGATGCTCGGCATCTACAACGCGATCTACCGCGCCGGCCACGTCACCATCTGCCCCGACCCGGCTCAGCTGCTGGCCGGGCTGTCGGAGGTCCGCCCGGTCTCGTTCTTCGGCGTGCCCCGGATCTGGGAGAAGATGGTCGCCGGCATCCAGGCCCAGCTCGCCGCCGCCGACCCGGCCGTCCGCCGGGCCGTCGAGGCCGCGCGCGAGGTGGCGCTGCAGGCCTACCGGGTGCGCGCCGCCGGGCAGCCGCTCTCACCCGAGCTGCGCACCCGGCTCGACCTGGTGGACACCCGGGTGCTGCGGCCGCTACGGGCCCGGCTCGGGCTGGACAACGTGCTCTGGCCGGGCAGCGGCGCCGCGCCGATCCCGGTCGAGGTGCTGCTCTACCTGGCCGGCATCGGGATCGACGTGCTCGAGGTCTGGGGGATGACCGAGACCACCGGCACCGCCACGATCAACACGCCCGACCACTTCCGGACCGGGACGGTCGGGCGGGTCAACCCGGGCATGGAGGTCAGGCTGGCCGGGGACGGCGAGATCCTGGTCCGCGGGCCGCTGGTCTGCGCCGGCTACCTCCAGCCGGACGGCAGCGTCGCGCCGGTCACCGACGCGGACGGCTGGCTGGCCACCGGCGACGTGGGCACGCTCGACGCCGACGGCTACCTGACCATCACCGACCGGAAGAAGGAGCTGATCATCAGCTCGGGCGGGAAGAACATCGCGCCGGCCCAGATCGAGAGCCTGCTCCGCGCCCACCCGCTGATCGCCCAGGCGGTCGCGATCGGCGACCGGCGGCCGTACATCACCGCCCTGATCGTGCTCGACGACGAGACCGTGCCGGCCTGGGCCGCCCGGCACGGCCTGACCGGCACACCCCTGGCCGAGCTGGCCGCCCACCCGGACCTGCTCGCCGAGATCACCGCGGCGGTGGCCACGGCCAACGACCGCCTGTCCCGGCCCGAGCAGGTGAAACGCTTCCACGTGCTGCCCCACGGCTGGACCCCGGAGACCGGCGAGCTGACCCCGACGCTGAAACTCCGCCGCCGGGTCGTCCAGGAGCGCTACGCGGCGGCGATCGGCGACCTGTACGCCGGGTGA
- a CDS encoding DUF4232 domain-containing protein has product MIEDRVRAGVAAAALAVLLGGCAQPGTSGTVEAGDGVSDTVPVWSAPPSGPAGPAGPASPVPTETAVTCPPDGVRVAAGTGDAASGLRVLGITLTNCGTKVYRVNGYPSLRALDQDHQVLDVTMLNGAKQVLHTDLPWDGPPKPVVLKPGQQAGVGIAWRNTYDDLTDPPVTVTYLEVTPSAGGPAQVIAPPSGLDLGSTGRIAVSAWQLDADPTGER; this is encoded by the coding sequence GTGATCGAAGATCGGGTCCGGGCCGGCGTGGCCGCCGCGGCGCTGGCCGTGCTGCTCGGCGGGTGCGCGCAACCGGGGACATCGGGGACTGTCGAGGCTGGGGACGGCGTCTCCGACACCGTCCCGGTGTGGAGTGCGCCGCCCAGCGGCCCGGCCGGCCCGGCCGGCCCGGCCAGCCCGGTTCCCACCGAGACCGCGGTGACCTGCCCGCCGGACGGGGTGCGGGTGGCGGCGGGGACCGGGGACGCGGCGTCCGGGCTGCGGGTGCTCGGCATCACGCTCACCAACTGCGGCACGAAGGTCTACCGGGTGAACGGCTACCCGTCGCTGCGGGCGCTGGACCAGGACCACCAGGTCCTCGACGTGACCATGCTGAACGGGGCGAAGCAGGTCCTGCACACCGACCTGCCGTGGGACGGGCCGCCGAAGCCGGTCGTCCTGAAGCCCGGGCAACAGGCCGGCGTGGGCATCGCCTGGCGCAACACCTACGACGACCTCACCGACCCGCCGGTGACCGTGACCTACCTGGAGGTCACCCCGTCGGCCGGCGGCCCGGCGCAGGTGATCGCCCCGCCCAGCGGCCTGGACCTCGGCAGCACCGGGCGGATCGCGGTGAGCGCCTGGCAGCTCGATGCGGACCCGACCGGCGAACGCTGA